Proteins from a single region of Streptomyces spinoverrucosus:
- a CDS encoding SDR family oxidoreductase produces MNIAVIGGTGLIGSQVVKKLEAAGHEAVPHSLSTGVDVITGQGVAEAVAGAEVVVNLTNSPTFDDASLAFFQTSMDNILAAAREGGVGHVVILSIVGVEHVAQLDYYRAKVLQEDILKAGPIPYSIVRATQFMEFVDAILSWTTEGDTVRLPTTPLQPIAAQDISDIVAEVAAGPPLNGTLNIAGPDVFPLDELGRITLDARPDGRTVVTDDTAGMFAVVEGDVLTAKGDARIAPTRYTDWLS; encoded by the coding sequence ATGAATATCGCGGTCATCGGCGGTACCGGCCTGATCGGGTCGCAGGTCGTGAAGAAGCTGGAAGCGGCCGGGCACGAGGCCGTGCCGCACTCGCTGTCCACAGGTGTCGACGTGATCACGGGCCAGGGCGTGGCGGAGGCCGTGGCCGGCGCCGAGGTGGTTGTCAACCTGACGAATTCCCCGACCTTCGACGACGCGTCCTTGGCGTTCTTCCAGACCTCGATGGACAACATCCTGGCCGCCGCCCGGGAGGGCGGGGTGGGCCACGTCGTCATCCTCTCGATCGTCGGCGTGGAACACGTGGCCCAGCTCGACTACTACCGGGCCAAGGTCCTCCAGGAAGACATCCTCAAGGCCGGGCCGATCCCCTACTCGATCGTCCGCGCCACCCAGTTCATGGAGTTCGTCGACGCGATCCTGTCCTGGACCACGGAGGGCGACACCGTCCGCCTGCCCACCACCCCGCTCCAGCCGATCGCCGCCCAGGACATCTCCGACATCGTCGCCGAAGTCGCTGCCGGACCCCCTCTGAACGGGACCCTCAACATCGCCGGGCCCGACGTCTTCCCCCTCGACGAACTCGGCCGGATCACCCTGGACGCCCGTCCCGACGGCCGCACCGTCGTCACCGACGACACCGCCGGCATGTTCGCCGTCGTCGAGGGCGACGTCCTCACCGCCAAGGGCGACGCCCGCATCGCCCCCACCCGCTACACCGACTGGCTCTCCTGA